The following coding sequences are from one Terriglobales bacterium window:
- a CDS encoding DUF5666 domain-containing protein, which produces MNITVKLMISCARSILLLLTFSLLPSLTAAQQPASSSNAAKAIGTVAAINGKVISLKTDTGTETAVAVSDSTRIVKTAPGQKDLKDATPISLQDVQVGDRVLARGTPSEATGSIAATSLIVMKQSDVANRQQQDIQEWQRRGAGGIVRGVDTTAGTITVSTSPSQTIAIHTTDNTLFLRYPPDSVKFGDAKKSSFSEIKVGDQIRARGNRSSDGQLVNADAVISGTFRNIAGTVSSVDNSAGTITVMDLIQKRAAVVKVTPETQMRKIPPEVAQRIAMFLKRPAGAGNNAEQAQSTAAGAGGEQQTRPGGGPGRPGGGPDFQQIIRRMPAASLTDLQKGDAVMIVTTDAASGQQVTALTLLSGVEPILTAAPTETSAANLLSGWSMGSGAEGGNQ; this is translated from the coding sequence TTGAACATTACTGTCAAATTGATGATTTCCTGTGCTCGCTCGATTCTTCTGCTTCTCACTTTTTCTTTGCTCCCGAGTCTGACGGCGGCACAACAGCCCGCCTCGAGTTCGAACGCAGCCAAGGCTATCGGCACAGTTGCAGCAATCAACGGCAAAGTAATCTCGCTAAAGACCGATACGGGAACGGAAACAGCAGTGGCAGTGTCGGATTCAACTCGAATTGTAAAGACCGCTCCTGGACAGAAAGATCTGAAAGACGCCACGCCAATCTCTCTTCAGGATGTGCAGGTTGGAGACCGTGTGCTGGCGCGTGGGACACCGTCGGAGGCGACAGGCTCAATTGCAGCGACGTCGCTGATCGTGATGAAACAGAGCGATGTTGCCAATCGCCAGCAGCAGGATATCCAGGAATGGCAGAGGCGAGGTGCAGGGGGAATTGTTCGCGGTGTCGATACGACAGCCGGGACAATTACTGTCTCGACCAGTCCTAGCCAAACCATCGCTATACACACGACGGACAACACTCTTTTTCTGCGCTACCCTCCGGATTCGGTGAAGTTCGGCGATGCAAAGAAGAGTTCATTTAGCGAAATCAAAGTTGGCGACCAGATTCGAGCTCGGGGTAACAGAAGTAGTGATGGTCAGTTGGTCAATGCCGACGCAGTGATCTCGGGTACATTTAGAAACATTGCAGGTACTGTGAGTTCGGTTGACAACTCCGCTGGAACCATCACCGTGATGGATTTGATTCAGAAGCGGGCCGCGGTGGTGAAAGTGACTCCAGAAACGCAGATGCGCAAGATTCCTCCCGAGGTCGCCCAAAGGATCGCGATGTTCCTGAAACGGCCCGCTGGAGCGGGAAACAATGCGGAGCAGGCACAGAGCACTGCAGCAGGAGCGGGCGGGGAACAACAAACACGGCCCGGTGGAGGACCGGGGAGGCCGGGCGGTGGGCCAGACTTTCAGCAGATCATTCGTCGCATGCCGGCTGCCTCGCTTACCGATCTTCAGAAGGGCGATGCTGTCATGATTGTGACAACAGACGCTGCCTCCGGTCAGCAAGTTACCGCTCTCACTCTCCTAAGCGGAGTTGAGCCGATCCTCACTGCCGCTCCCACCGAAACCAGTGCCGCCAATCTACTTTCAGGATGGAGTATGGGAAGCGGCGCCGAAGGCGGAAATCAGTGA
- a CDS encoding efflux transporter outer membrane subunit, with translation MLRFQKMNGVVVVLLVSILVGCAAGPKYQRASVSTPPSWSAEEPWRAAEPRDGIPKGAWWKLYQDPALDTLEEKALDANQSIQLAISRVEQARDLARVQVAGYFPSLSGGANAQRQRSSANRAAVSTIAPTTAITQNVYQIPFQLNYEVDLFGRVRRNVEAANAQYQATAADLENVRLLITSDLAADYFTLRELDAEIGDVQESISYYEKGLVLVNNRHAGGVASGLDVAQQETVLDAARAQLHLLKEQRVTFEHAIATLIGAPAPTFRLAPATLNAQIPAIPLGVPTDVLERRPDIATAERQMASQNALIGVAQSAFYPSIFLFGGGGLNSSDITNLFGAPSTFWSLGVSAVEPILNGGRIHAQVDFAKAGYQGSVATYRNTVLSAFQQVEDGLSGLTTLADAASAQQKAVDDSQRFLNIANDRYVGGLVTYLDVITAQQTLLTNQRLATQIQGQRLVTSVFLVKALGGGWDRKEIDALLVRPTAKSVVQQ, from the coding sequence ATGTTGCGCTTCCAAAAGATGAATGGTGTTGTTGTGGTCTTGCTCGTGTCGATCCTTGTCGGCTGTGCCGCTGGACCAAAGTATCAACGGGCGAGCGTCTCTACTCCGCCAAGCTGGTCAGCGGAAGAACCGTGGCGCGCCGCGGAACCTAGAGATGGGATTCCCAAAGGCGCTTGGTGGAAGCTCTACCAGGATCCAGCGCTTGACACACTGGAAGAGAAAGCTCTTGATGCGAATCAATCCATTCAACTTGCTATCTCACGAGTCGAGCAGGCGCGAGACCTGGCTCGTGTCCAAGTTGCAGGCTACTTCCCTTCGCTGTCAGGAGGAGCCAACGCACAGCGACAACGAAGTTCTGCAAATCGTGCCGCCGTTTCGACGATTGCACCCACGACTGCGATCACGCAGAACGTCTACCAAATCCCATTTCAGTTGAACTATGAAGTAGATCTGTTTGGCCGCGTTCGTCGAAACGTTGAAGCAGCCAATGCGCAGTATCAGGCAACGGCCGCCGATCTTGAGAACGTTCGGCTGCTTATCACCTCCGATTTAGCCGCGGACTATTTCACGCTCCGGGAACTCGACGCTGAAATCGGTGACGTGCAGGAGTCTATCTCCTACTACGAAAAGGGGCTCGTGCTCGTGAACAATCGACACGCGGGCGGCGTGGCCTCCGGACTCGACGTCGCACAGCAGGAGACCGTGCTTGATGCCGCTCGCGCCCAACTGCATCTGCTGAAAGAACAGAGAGTGACGTTCGAACACGCGATCGCAACGCTGATTGGCGCTCCCGCCCCAACGTTCCGTCTTGCGCCCGCGACTCTCAATGCGCAAATACCTGCCATACCTCTTGGTGTTCCAACGGATGTACTCGAGCGCCGGCCCGACATCGCGACTGCAGAACGTCAGATGGCATCGCAAAACGCTCTTATTGGAGTCGCCCAGAGCGCGTTCTACCCATCAATCTTCCTATTCGGCGGTGGAGGACTAAACAGCTCCGATATCACCAACCTCTTTGGTGCGCCGAGCACGTTCTGGTCATTGGGAGTGTCGGCGGTAGAACCCATCCTGAATGGCGGCCGGATCCACGCGCAGGTAGATTTCGCAAAGGCTGGATATCAGGGATCTGTCGCGACTTATCGCAACACAGTGTTGAGCGCATTCCAACAAGTTGAAGATGGATTGTCCGGACTCACAACCCTAGCCGACGCCGCTTCCGCGCAGCAAAAAGCCGTAGACGATTCGCAGCGTTTTCTCAACATTGCAAATGATCGTTACGTCGGCGGATTGGTCACCTATCTCGACGTAATTACGGCGCAGCAAACGCTGCTTACCAACCAACGTCTTGCCACCCAAATCCAAGGACAGCGACTGGTCACATCGGTCTTCCTGGTAAAGGCACTGGGCGGGGGTTGGGATCGCAAAGAAATCGACGCGCTTCTAGTTCGCCCGACGGCTAAATCGGTTGTCCAGCAGTGA
- a CDS encoding carboxypeptidase regulatory-like domain-containing protein, producing the protein MNDSSHTSYLGEDYVTLGLFRLRSISLSLFSLLTILTFSSAALGQGGVLRGKVTDPSGAVIPNAVITAKSASGQETSATSGGDGQYQIKGLTAGQYAVSAAAQGFAPFSKASVSVVEGHPASLDIPLEIEVVKQNLDVQSEGNNVDTSPTNNSNTVVLRDKDLDALSDDPDELQSELQALAGPSAGPNGGQMYIDGFTGGQLPPKSSIREIRINSNPFSAQYDKLGFGRVEIFTKPGTDKYHGQLQFNENNSIFNSRNPFTSNIPDPPDYHTEMYEGNFGGPLGKKASFFLNAQRRNIGDVSVVSPQCGSFVLPECAQQTVPNPRTRTEAGPRLDYQLTNTNTLTARYEYEGAHEENDGIGQVSPSRINLPSLGYNLDSSEHSLQISDTQVLSTKVVNETRFQYQRIHSDQTPVSTAAELSIPGFFASGGNSSGHVVNDENHYELQNYTSILSGNHSMKFGGRLRISQASNQLAQNFNGTFNYPSLAAFAAGRANQFSIAAGQPLISDTFVDVGVYAEDDWKARPNLTFSYGLRYETQNAIHDYTDFAPRLGVALGVGKKGSTPKTVVRAGFGMFYDRFPQSLVLQATRLNGTNQQSFIVQNPAFGPDSIPPSFDGFVGGSPTVYRIDSNLRAPYVMQTAVGVEHQLTKATKLSLTYLNARGLHQLFTNNINAPFPGTFPANPVCPLGCATGNIYEYQSEGIFKQNQLITNLNMRYGPNLSIFAFYSLSFANSDTGGSGSFPTNPYNPSADYGRAAFDVRNRLFIGGSVTAPFGFRLSPFIIANSGQPYNITIPEDLLGTSIFNARPGFAAASPQCGTFSTINPLCFFIPLPGQAYSPIPINLGEGPANVSVNLRVSKTIGLGERLESVGNAGGNRGGRGGGGGGGGRDRGGFGGFGGPGGGMGGIFGGGSSGHRYNLTFSVQARNLFNHQNLAPPVGILSRQAFVPNATTNFGESMSLANGPFNTQAANRRIDLQVQFSF; encoded by the coding sequence GTGAACGACAGTTCTCATACTTCTTATTTAGGCGAAGACTACGTGACTCTTGGCTTGTTCCGATTGCGATCCATTTCTCTATCTCTCTTTTCTCTTCTCACGATCCTGACTTTTTCTTCAGCAGCACTTGGCCAAGGCGGCGTTCTGCGCGGGAAAGTGACCGACCCTAGTGGCGCCGTCATCCCCAATGCAGTCATTACGGCGAAGTCAGCGAGCGGGCAGGAAACCAGCGCCACTTCGGGTGGCGACGGGCAATATCAAATCAAAGGCCTGACCGCCGGGCAGTACGCCGTCTCAGCTGCCGCCCAAGGCTTCGCTCCGTTTTCCAAGGCGTCAGTATCTGTGGTTGAAGGGCATCCGGCATCGCTCGATATTCCCCTTGAGATCGAAGTGGTAAAGCAGAACCTCGACGTGCAATCGGAGGGAAACAATGTCGACACAAGTCCCACCAACAACTCGAATACTGTTGTTTTGAGAGACAAGGATTTGGACGCATTGTCCGACGATCCTGACGAGCTGCAATCGGAACTTCAGGCACTCGCTGGTCCCTCTGCGGGCCCCAATGGCGGACAGATGTACATCGACGGATTCACCGGTGGACAACTTCCACCGAAGTCGTCGATTCGCGAAATTCGCATCAACTCGAACCCGTTTTCTGCGCAATATGACAAGCTTGGTTTTGGGCGCGTTGAGATTTTTACCAAACCGGGAACGGACAAATATCACGGGCAACTACAGTTCAACGAAAATAATTCAATTTTCAACTCGCGAAACCCGTTTACTTCAAACATTCCTGACCCGCCGGACTACCACACCGAGATGTACGAGGGTAATTTCGGGGGACCTCTGGGTAAGAAGGCTTCTTTCTTCCTGAATGCGCAGCGGCGCAACATCGGCGACGTGTCAGTTGTGAGTCCTCAGTGCGGTAGTTTCGTTTTGCCGGAATGTGCTCAGCAGACTGTACCGAATCCGCGCACGCGAACCGAGGCCGGCCCCCGCCTTGATTACCAGCTCACGAATACAAACACCCTTACTGCCCGATATGAATATGAGGGAGCGCACGAAGAGAACGATGGCATCGGCCAGGTTAGCCCCAGCCGGATTAATCTGCCCTCGCTCGGCTACAACCTCGACAGCTCCGAGCATAGCCTGCAAATCAGCGACACCCAGGTGCTGAGCACGAAGGTCGTGAATGAGACTCGATTTCAGTATCAACGCATTCACAGCGACCAGACGCCAGTAAGCACGGCCGCCGAGCTTTCCATTCCGGGTTTCTTCGCAAGCGGAGGCAACAGCTCGGGGCACGTAGTTAACGACGAAAATCATTACGAGCTTCAGAACTACACGTCGATATTGTCCGGCAATCATTCGATGAAGTTCGGCGGCCGACTGCGTATATCGCAGGCCTCCAATCAGCTCGCGCAGAATTTCAATGGAACATTCAACTATCCATCACTCGCAGCATTTGCAGCCGGCCGAGCGAATCAGTTTTCCATTGCAGCGGGGCAGCCTTTAATCTCGGACACTTTTGTAGATGTCGGAGTCTATGCAGAGGACGACTGGAAGGCTCGGCCGAACCTGACGTTTAGCTATGGTCTGCGCTACGAGACGCAAAATGCGATTCATGACTACACAGACTTCGCTCCGCGACTGGGCGTCGCGCTTGGAGTAGGGAAAAAGGGCTCGACACCAAAGACAGTGGTACGTGCTGGGTTTGGCATGTTTTATGACCGCTTCCCGCAAAGCCTCGTTTTGCAGGCGACTCGTTTGAATGGAACGAATCAGCAGTCATTCATCGTGCAGAATCCGGCATTTGGACCTGACAGCATTCCACCGTCTTTCGATGGGTTTGTGGGCGGGTCGCCGACGGTGTATCGCATCGACTCGAATTTGCGCGCGCCATATGTGATGCAGACTGCGGTTGGCGTAGAGCATCAGCTCACCAAGGCTACGAAGCTTTCACTCACCTATCTAAACGCGCGTGGACTGCATCAGCTCTTTACCAACAATATCAATGCGCCATTTCCTGGAACGTTCCCAGCAAATCCAGTTTGTCCGCTGGGTTGTGCAACCGGCAACATCTACGAGTACCAATCCGAGGGGATCTTCAAGCAGAACCAGCTCATTACCAACCTCAATATGCGTTACGGGCCGAATCTGTCGATCTTCGCCTTCTACTCGTTGAGCTTTGCCAACAGCGATACTGGCGGATCTGGAAGCTTCCCGACGAATCCCTACAACCCAAGCGCCGATTACGGGCGCGCTGCATTCGACGTGCGGAACCGTCTCTTCATCGGAGGCTCAGTTACTGCTCCCTTCGGATTCCGGCTGAGCCCGTTTATCATCGCGAACTCCGGCCAGCCCTACAACATCACGATTCCTGAAGACCTGCTCGGCACCTCAATCTTCAACGCCCGGCCCGGATTCGCAGCCGCATCACCCCAATGCGGCACTTTCTCTACGATCAATCCGCTCTGCTTTTTCATTCCACTGCCAGGGCAAGCGTACAGCCCAATCCCGATCAATTTGGGAGAGGGACCGGCAAACGTCTCCGTAAATCTGCGTGTAAGCAAAACCATCGGCTTAGGTGAGCGACTTGAAAGCGTCGGCAATGCCGGAGGAAATCGCGGAGGTCGTGGCGGAGGCGGTGGAGGCGGCGGTCGCGACCGCGGAGGCTTCGGCGGTTTCGGAGGTCCTGGAGGGGGCATGGGTGGTATATTCGGCGGAGGTTCGAGCGGGCATCGCTACAACCTTACTTTCAGCGTCCAAGCTCGTAATCTTTTCAACCATCAAAATCTCGCCCCGCCGGTTGGAATACTCAGTCGCCAAGCATTCGTTCCGAACGCCACTACCAACTTTGGCGAATCGATGTCATTGGCGAACGGACCATTCAACACGCAGGCAGCCAACCGCCGGATCGATTTGCAGGTCCAGTTTTCGTTCTAG